A window of Danaus plexippus chromosome 12, MEX_DaPlex, whole genome shotgun sequence contains these coding sequences:
- the LOC116772603 gene encoding guanylate kinase-associated protein mars isoform X4: MQLEKWKEEKEKKKKEASLQKKKPFIAGVPHNPLKFVPPPPPKPMPSTSGRVTRSQSSKNNSVNNVKKPNKTEGKSKMIASSFAPKNAVFHPPVLKNMVNLPTLSVSKQIEKKAITNMAEKKNKESKSKILKDNSKQNESRVLRNRPQSDKGQGKTQVTKNKKADACKESTSSSSSSVESNYDEPNASKSLKSRTPRKSLQNKQNMVTPKNVPKSESSSEEKLRSPKLIEIPMTPEQIAEEAKKISPCVTLSRGKDNARREMKKKLEEGLLDEDLCEMDSVEHFRRQLDSEIARMTEMCEAWEKISHQIALPETVQEAVLSAVGQARLLMSQKLQQFASLLSRCEHPTPNSGLVTPSDLHGFWDMVFMQIENVDMRFRKLEELRSRGWSEDQPPPRVTRPVPRPSRPQPAARPAPAARPGNSRLKDLIAAARKAKQAKCSEEVSTEESKTIDMGFFCIQSPVKSPLQVTPSKPSLLKAVLSNEAEKSANRKSASFAMLRASLIGRQVESEGSSDEEHNLITFTPVDLGATPGRSILKNKPSTKKSAKKSIKVVLFNESDTELQNNSMSSDKALEAEDVETQEGQKLQTEHNTDSGISSMDIENDTEKENKGRRRSRLTRQDATEERSPVMTRSRRKSILTPGKEAAARKNNTLKEANLEHNTTTRRSTRKSIHDDH; the protein is encoded by the exons ATGCAGCTAGAAAAATGGAAGGaagagaaagaaaagaaaaagaaggaGGCGTCTTTACAGAAGAAGAAACCATTCATAGCTGGAGTACCACACAATCCATTGAAATTTGTTCCTCCTCCACCACCCAAACCTATGCCTAGCACATCAGGGAGAGTTACTCGATCACAGTCCTCAAAGAATAACTCGGTTAACAATGTTAAGAAACCCAACAAGACTGAGGGGAAGTCAAAAATGATTGCCTCATCGTTTGCACCAAAAAATGCTGTTTTCCATCCACCAGTACTGAAAAATATGGTTAACCTACCAACATTATCTGTTTCTAagcaaatagaaaaaaaagcaATCACAAATATGGctgagaaaaaaaacaaagagtcCAAGAGTAAAATCCTAAAAGACAATTCAAAACAGAATGAATCCAGGGTACTTCGTAATAGGCCTCAATCAGACAAAGGCCAGGGTAAAACACAGGttactaaaaataagaaaGCTGACGCTTGCAAAGAATCTACCTCATCTTCCTCAAGCAGTGTAGAATCTAATTACGATGAGCCTAATGCTTCAAAATCTCTGAAATCTAGGACTCCTAGAAAAtccttacaaaataaacaaaatatggtCACCCCCAAAAATGTGCCAAAGAGTGAATCAAGCTCTGAAGAGAAATTACGATCTCCAAAACTAATAGAAATCCCGATGACTCCAGAACAGATTGCCGAAGAAGCTAAGAAAATAAGTCCCTGTGTGACACTCTCACGGGGCAAGGATAATGCCAGGAGAGAGATGAAGAAGAAGTTAGAGGAAG GTCTTTTGGACGAGGATCTGTGTGAGATGGACAGTGTAGAACATTTCCGCCGGCAATTGGACTCGGAAATTGCTCGCATGACAGAAATGTGTGAAGCTTGGGAGAAGATCTCACACCAGATAGCACTACCGGAGACTGTGCAG GAAGCTGTGTTGTCCGCCGTGGGTCAGGCTCGACTGCTGATGTCTCAGAAGTTGCAGCAGTTTGCATCTCTATTGTCCCGCTGTGAACACCCCACTCCCAACAGCGGGCTCGTCACACCCAGTGACCTTCACGGCTTCTGGGATATGGTGTTCATGCAG ATAGAGAACGTTGATATGCGTTTCCGTAAGTTGGAAGAGTTGCGTTCTCGTGGCTGGAGTGAAGACCAGCCCCCGCCGCGGGTGACACGTCCAGTTCCGCGGCCCTCCCGCCCTCAACCAGCCGCCCGCCCCGCTCCAGCCGCTCGTCCCGGAAACAGCCGCCTCAAGGATCTCATAGCAG cgGCCCGTAAAGCCAAACAAGCCAAGTGCTCCGAGGAGGTATCCACGGAGGAAAGTAAAACTATAGACATGGGCTTCTTCTGTATTCAATCTCCAGTGAAGTCACCCCTTCAGGTGACTCCGAGCAAACCCAGCTTGTTGAAGGCCGTGCTGTCTAATGAAGCAGAGAAGTCTGCCAATAGG AAGTCTGCATCGTTTGCTATGCTCCGAGCGTCGCTCATAGGACGCCAGGTGGAAAGCGAAGGGTCCAGTGATGAGGAG CATAATCTGATAACGTTCACTCCGGTTGACCTCGGAGCTACTCCAGGTCGCAGTATACTCAAAAACAAACCGTCCACCAAGAAGTCGGCCAAAAAATCTATCAAAGTCGTGCTCTTCAACGAGTCGGACACGGAGCTGCAGAACAATTCAATGAGCTCGGACAAAGCTCTCGAAGCAGAAGATGTAGAGACACAGGAAGGCCAAAAACTTCAGACGGAACACAACACGGACAGCGGCATCTCGTCGATGGATATAGAAAACGACACCGAGAAGGAAAACAAGGGTAGGAGGAGGTCCAGACTCACCAGGCAGGACGCTACGGAGGAGAGGAGCCCCGTCATGACCAGGAGCAGGAGGAAGAGCATACTCACACCTGGCAAGGAAGCGGCCGCCAGGAAGAACAACACTCTCAAAGAAGCAAACCTTGAACATAATACGACAACGAGGAGGTCCACACGGAAGAGTATTCATGACGATCATTGA
- the LOC116772475 gene encoding diphosphoinositol polyphosphate phosphohydrolase 2 produces MVKEKPNSIRIYDDEGFRRRAACICVRSDAETEVLLVTSSRRPDNWIVPGGGVEPEEEPSVTAMREVLEEAGVIGKLGRCLGVFENREHKHRTEVYVMTVTQELAEWEDSRLMGRKRQWFSIEEALAQLALHKPIQRHYLQQLKRSKNKSDDGS; encoded by the exons ATGGTGAAGGAGAAGCCTAACTCGATAAGGATATATGACGACGAGGGGTTTAGGCGCCGTGCTGCTTGTATATGCGTACGATCGGACGCCGAAACCGAG GTGTTGCTAGTGACGTCTTCTCGTCGACCTGACAACTGGATCGTGCCGGGCGGCGGCGTGGAACCCGAAGAAGAACCGTCGGTCACCGCGATGCGGGAGGTACTAGAGGAAGCCGGAGTCATCGGCAAGCTGGGGCGATGCCTGGGAGTCTTTGAG aaccGAGAGCACAAACACAGGACGGAGGTGTATGTGATGACTGTGACTCAGGAACTGGCCGAATGGGAAGATTCACGGCTGATGGGACGCAAGCGACAATGGTTCTCCATTGAAGAGGCGCTGGCACAGCTCGCACTCCACAAACCGATTCAGCGTCACTATCTACAGCAGTTGAAGCGCTCCAAGAACAAGTCCGATGATGGTAGCTAG
- the LOC116772603 gene encoding disks large-associated protein 5 isoform X1 has product MERSFDFGALMQIHEKKHKSKPVQFVSVVGGVKKRLETSIRNRRTTRFSVFDKIRNLPRCESPAPIPEVQKKVEHRRMQLEKWKEEKEKKKKEASLQKKKPFIAGVPHNPLKFVPPPPPKPMPSTSGRVTRSQSSKNNSVNNVKKPNKTEGKSKMIASSFAPKNAVFHPPVLKNMVNLPTLSVSKQIEKKAITNMAEKKNKESKSKILKDNSKQNESRVLRNRPQSDKGQGKTQVTKNKKADACKESTSSSSSSVESNYDEPNASKSLKSRTPRKSLQNKQNMVTPKNVPKSESSSEEKLRSPKLIEIPMTPEQIAEEAKKISPCVTLSRGKDNARREMKKKLEEGLLDEDLCEMDSVEHFRRQLDSEIARMTEMCEAWEKISHQIALPETVQEAVLSAVGQARLLMSQKLQQFASLLSRCEHPTPNSGLVTPSDLHGFWDMVFMQIENVDMRFRKLEELRSRGWSEDQPPPRVTRPVPRPSRPQPAARPAPAARPGNSRLKDLIAAARKAKQAKCSEEVSTEESKTIDMGFFCIQSPVKSPLQVTPSKPSLLKAVLSNEAEKSANRKSASFAMLRASLIGRQVESEGSSDEEHNLITFTPVDLGATPGRSILKNKPSTKKSAKKSIKVVLFNESDTELQNNSMSSDKALEAEDVETQEGQKLQTEHNTDSGISSMDIENDTEKENKGRRRSRLTRQDATEERSPVMTRSRRKSILTPGKEAAARKNNTLKEANLEHNTTTRRSTRKSIHDDH; this is encoded by the exons ATGG agAGAAGCTTCGATTTCGGTGCATTGATGCAGATTCATGAGAAGAAACACAAAAGCAAACCCGTGCAGTTTGTAAGCGTAGTCGGCGGG GTCAAGAAACGGTTGGAGACCAGCATTAGGAATAGAAGGACTACTCGGTTTTCTGTATTTGACAAAATAAGGAATCTTCCAAGATGTGAGAGCCCAGCTCCAATACCTGAAGTTCAGAAAAAAGTGGAACACAGGAGAATGCAGCTAGAAAAATGGAAGGaagagaaagaaaagaaaaagaaggaGGCGTCTTTACAGAAGAAGAAACCATTCATAGCTGGAGTACCACACAATCCATTGAAATTTGTTCCTCCTCCACCACCCAAACCTATGCCTAGCACATCAGGGAGAGTTACTCGATCACAGTCCTCAAAGAATAACTCGGTTAACAATGTTAAGAAACCCAACAAGACTGAGGGGAAGTCAAAAATGATTGCCTCATCGTTTGCACCAAAAAATGCTGTTTTCCATCCACCAGTACTGAAAAATATGGTTAACCTACCAACATTATCTGTTTCTAagcaaatagaaaaaaaagcaATCACAAATATGGctgagaaaaaaaacaaagagtcCAAGAGTAAAATCCTAAAAGACAATTCAAAACAGAATGAATCCAGGGTACTTCGTAATAGGCCTCAATCAGACAAAGGCCAGGGTAAAACACAGGttactaaaaataagaaaGCTGACGCTTGCAAAGAATCTACCTCATCTTCCTCAAGCAGTGTAGAATCTAATTACGATGAGCCTAATGCTTCAAAATCTCTGAAATCTAGGACTCCTAGAAAAtccttacaaaataaacaaaatatggtCACCCCCAAAAATGTGCCAAAGAGTGAATCAAGCTCTGAAGAGAAATTACGATCTCCAAAACTAATAGAAATCCCGATGACTCCAGAACAGATTGCCGAAGAAGCTAAGAAAATAAGTCCCTGTGTGACACTCTCACGGGGCAAGGATAATGCCAGGAGAGAGATGAAGAAGAAGTTAGAGGAAG GTCTTTTGGACGAGGATCTGTGTGAGATGGACAGTGTAGAACATTTCCGCCGGCAATTGGACTCGGAAATTGCTCGCATGACAGAAATGTGTGAAGCTTGGGAGAAGATCTCACACCAGATAGCACTACCGGAGACTGTGCAG GAAGCTGTGTTGTCCGCCGTGGGTCAGGCTCGACTGCTGATGTCTCAGAAGTTGCAGCAGTTTGCATCTCTATTGTCCCGCTGTGAACACCCCACTCCCAACAGCGGGCTCGTCACACCCAGTGACCTTCACGGCTTCTGGGATATGGTGTTCATGCAG ATAGAGAACGTTGATATGCGTTTCCGTAAGTTGGAAGAGTTGCGTTCTCGTGGCTGGAGTGAAGACCAGCCCCCGCCGCGGGTGACACGTCCAGTTCCGCGGCCCTCCCGCCCTCAACCAGCCGCCCGCCCCGCTCCAGCCGCTCGTCCCGGAAACAGCCGCCTCAAGGATCTCATAGCAG cgGCCCGTAAAGCCAAACAAGCCAAGTGCTCCGAGGAGGTATCCACGGAGGAAAGTAAAACTATAGACATGGGCTTCTTCTGTATTCAATCTCCAGTGAAGTCACCCCTTCAGGTGACTCCGAGCAAACCCAGCTTGTTGAAGGCCGTGCTGTCTAATGAAGCAGAGAAGTCTGCCAATAGG AAGTCTGCATCGTTTGCTATGCTCCGAGCGTCGCTCATAGGACGCCAGGTGGAAAGCGAAGGGTCCAGTGATGAGGAG CATAATCTGATAACGTTCACTCCGGTTGACCTCGGAGCTACTCCAGGTCGCAGTATACTCAAAAACAAACCGTCCACCAAGAAGTCGGCCAAAAAATCTATCAAAGTCGTGCTCTTCAACGAGTCGGACACGGAGCTGCAGAACAATTCAATGAGCTCGGACAAAGCTCTCGAAGCAGAAGATGTAGAGACACAGGAAGGCCAAAAACTTCAGACGGAACACAACACGGACAGCGGCATCTCGTCGATGGATATAGAAAACGACACCGAGAAGGAAAACAAGGGTAGGAGGAGGTCCAGACTCACCAGGCAGGACGCTACGGAGGAGAGGAGCCCCGTCATGACCAGGAGCAGGAGGAAGAGCATACTCACACCTGGCAAGGAAGCGGCCGCCAGGAAGAACAACACTCTCAAAGAAGCAAACCTTGAACATAATACGACAACGAGGAGGTCCACACGGAAGAGTATTCATGACGATCATTGA
- the LOC116772603 gene encoding disks large-associated protein 5 isoform X2 has protein sequence MHANNFGLQVKKRLETSIRNRRTTRFSVFDKIRNLPRCESPAPIPEVQKKVEHRRMQLEKWKEEKEKKKKEASLQKKKPFIAGVPHNPLKFVPPPPPKPMPSTSGRVTRSQSSKNNSVNNVKKPNKTEGKSKMIASSFAPKNAVFHPPVLKNMVNLPTLSVSKQIEKKAITNMAEKKNKESKSKILKDNSKQNESRVLRNRPQSDKGQGKTQVTKNKKADACKESTSSSSSSVESNYDEPNASKSLKSRTPRKSLQNKQNMVTPKNVPKSESSSEEKLRSPKLIEIPMTPEQIAEEAKKISPCVTLSRGKDNARREMKKKLEEGLLDEDLCEMDSVEHFRRQLDSEIARMTEMCEAWEKISHQIALPETVQEAVLSAVGQARLLMSQKLQQFASLLSRCEHPTPNSGLVTPSDLHGFWDMVFMQIENVDMRFRKLEELRSRGWSEDQPPPRVTRPVPRPSRPQPAARPAPAARPGNSRLKDLIAAARKAKQAKCSEEVSTEESKTIDMGFFCIQSPVKSPLQVTPSKPSLLKAVLSNEAEKSANRKSASFAMLRASLIGRQVESEGSSDEEHNLITFTPVDLGATPGRSILKNKPSTKKSAKKSIKVVLFNESDTELQNNSMSSDKALEAEDVETQEGQKLQTEHNTDSGISSMDIENDTEKENKGRRRSRLTRQDATEERSPVMTRSRRKSILTPGKEAAARKNNTLKEANLEHNTTTRRSTRKSIHDDH, from the exons ATGCATGCG AATAACTTCGGTTTGCAGGTCAAGAAACGGTTGGAGACCAGCATTAGGAATAGAAGGACTACTCGGTTTTCTGTATTTGACAAAATAAGGAATCTTCCAAGATGTGAGAGCCCAGCTCCAATACCTGAAGTTCAGAAAAAAGTGGAACACAGGAGAATGCAGCTAGAAAAATGGAAGGaagagaaagaaaagaaaaagaaggaGGCGTCTTTACAGAAGAAGAAACCATTCATAGCTGGAGTACCACACAATCCATTGAAATTTGTTCCTCCTCCACCACCCAAACCTATGCCTAGCACATCAGGGAGAGTTACTCGATCACAGTCCTCAAAGAATAACTCGGTTAACAATGTTAAGAAACCCAACAAGACTGAGGGGAAGTCAAAAATGATTGCCTCATCGTTTGCACCAAAAAATGCTGTTTTCCATCCACCAGTACTGAAAAATATGGTTAACCTACCAACATTATCTGTTTCTAagcaaatagaaaaaaaagcaATCACAAATATGGctgagaaaaaaaacaaagagtcCAAGAGTAAAATCCTAAAAGACAATTCAAAACAGAATGAATCCAGGGTACTTCGTAATAGGCCTCAATCAGACAAAGGCCAGGGTAAAACACAGGttactaaaaataagaaaGCTGACGCTTGCAAAGAATCTACCTCATCTTCCTCAAGCAGTGTAGAATCTAATTACGATGAGCCTAATGCTTCAAAATCTCTGAAATCTAGGACTCCTAGAAAAtccttacaaaataaacaaaatatggtCACCCCCAAAAATGTGCCAAAGAGTGAATCAAGCTCTGAAGAGAAATTACGATCTCCAAAACTAATAGAAATCCCGATGACTCCAGAACAGATTGCCGAAGAAGCTAAGAAAATAAGTCCCTGTGTGACACTCTCACGGGGCAAGGATAATGCCAGGAGAGAGATGAAGAAGAAGTTAGAGGAAG GTCTTTTGGACGAGGATCTGTGTGAGATGGACAGTGTAGAACATTTCCGCCGGCAATTGGACTCGGAAATTGCTCGCATGACAGAAATGTGTGAAGCTTGGGAGAAGATCTCACACCAGATAGCACTACCGGAGACTGTGCAG GAAGCTGTGTTGTCCGCCGTGGGTCAGGCTCGACTGCTGATGTCTCAGAAGTTGCAGCAGTTTGCATCTCTATTGTCCCGCTGTGAACACCCCACTCCCAACAGCGGGCTCGTCACACCCAGTGACCTTCACGGCTTCTGGGATATGGTGTTCATGCAG ATAGAGAACGTTGATATGCGTTTCCGTAAGTTGGAAGAGTTGCGTTCTCGTGGCTGGAGTGAAGACCAGCCCCCGCCGCGGGTGACACGTCCAGTTCCGCGGCCCTCCCGCCCTCAACCAGCCGCCCGCCCCGCTCCAGCCGCTCGTCCCGGAAACAGCCGCCTCAAGGATCTCATAGCAG cgGCCCGTAAAGCCAAACAAGCCAAGTGCTCCGAGGAGGTATCCACGGAGGAAAGTAAAACTATAGACATGGGCTTCTTCTGTATTCAATCTCCAGTGAAGTCACCCCTTCAGGTGACTCCGAGCAAACCCAGCTTGTTGAAGGCCGTGCTGTCTAATGAAGCAGAGAAGTCTGCCAATAGG AAGTCTGCATCGTTTGCTATGCTCCGAGCGTCGCTCATAGGACGCCAGGTGGAAAGCGAAGGGTCCAGTGATGAGGAG CATAATCTGATAACGTTCACTCCGGTTGACCTCGGAGCTACTCCAGGTCGCAGTATACTCAAAAACAAACCGTCCACCAAGAAGTCGGCCAAAAAATCTATCAAAGTCGTGCTCTTCAACGAGTCGGACACGGAGCTGCAGAACAATTCAATGAGCTCGGACAAAGCTCTCGAAGCAGAAGATGTAGAGACACAGGAAGGCCAAAAACTTCAGACGGAACACAACACGGACAGCGGCATCTCGTCGATGGATATAGAAAACGACACCGAGAAGGAAAACAAGGGTAGGAGGAGGTCCAGACTCACCAGGCAGGACGCTACGGAGGAGAGGAGCCCCGTCATGACCAGGAGCAGGAGGAAGAGCATACTCACACCTGGCAAGGAAGCGGCCGCCAGGAAGAACAACACTCTCAAAGAAGCAAACCTTGAACATAATACGACAACGAGGAGGTCCACACGGAAGAGTATTCATGACGATCATTGA
- the LOC116772603 gene encoding disks large-associated protein 5 isoform X3, producing the protein MHAVKKRLETSIRNRRTTRFSVFDKIRNLPRCESPAPIPEVQKKVEHRRMQLEKWKEEKEKKKKEASLQKKKPFIAGVPHNPLKFVPPPPPKPMPSTSGRVTRSQSSKNNSVNNVKKPNKTEGKSKMIASSFAPKNAVFHPPVLKNMVNLPTLSVSKQIEKKAITNMAEKKNKESKSKILKDNSKQNESRVLRNRPQSDKGQGKTQVTKNKKADACKESTSSSSSSVESNYDEPNASKSLKSRTPRKSLQNKQNMVTPKNVPKSESSSEEKLRSPKLIEIPMTPEQIAEEAKKISPCVTLSRGKDNARREMKKKLEEGLLDEDLCEMDSVEHFRRQLDSEIARMTEMCEAWEKISHQIALPETVQEAVLSAVGQARLLMSQKLQQFASLLSRCEHPTPNSGLVTPSDLHGFWDMVFMQIENVDMRFRKLEELRSRGWSEDQPPPRVTRPVPRPSRPQPAARPAPAARPGNSRLKDLIAAARKAKQAKCSEEVSTEESKTIDMGFFCIQSPVKSPLQVTPSKPSLLKAVLSNEAEKSANRKSASFAMLRASLIGRQVESEGSSDEEHNLITFTPVDLGATPGRSILKNKPSTKKSAKKSIKVVLFNESDTELQNNSMSSDKALEAEDVETQEGQKLQTEHNTDSGISSMDIENDTEKENKGRRRSRLTRQDATEERSPVMTRSRRKSILTPGKEAAARKNNTLKEANLEHNTTTRRSTRKSIHDDH; encoded by the exons ATGCATGCG GTCAAGAAACGGTTGGAGACCAGCATTAGGAATAGAAGGACTACTCGGTTTTCTGTATTTGACAAAATAAGGAATCTTCCAAGATGTGAGAGCCCAGCTCCAATACCTGAAGTTCAGAAAAAAGTGGAACACAGGAGAATGCAGCTAGAAAAATGGAAGGaagagaaagaaaagaaaaagaaggaGGCGTCTTTACAGAAGAAGAAACCATTCATAGCTGGAGTACCACACAATCCATTGAAATTTGTTCCTCCTCCACCACCCAAACCTATGCCTAGCACATCAGGGAGAGTTACTCGATCACAGTCCTCAAAGAATAACTCGGTTAACAATGTTAAGAAACCCAACAAGACTGAGGGGAAGTCAAAAATGATTGCCTCATCGTTTGCACCAAAAAATGCTGTTTTCCATCCACCAGTACTGAAAAATATGGTTAACCTACCAACATTATCTGTTTCTAagcaaatagaaaaaaaagcaATCACAAATATGGctgagaaaaaaaacaaagagtcCAAGAGTAAAATCCTAAAAGACAATTCAAAACAGAATGAATCCAGGGTACTTCGTAATAGGCCTCAATCAGACAAAGGCCAGGGTAAAACACAGGttactaaaaataagaaaGCTGACGCTTGCAAAGAATCTACCTCATCTTCCTCAAGCAGTGTAGAATCTAATTACGATGAGCCTAATGCTTCAAAATCTCTGAAATCTAGGACTCCTAGAAAAtccttacaaaataaacaaaatatggtCACCCCCAAAAATGTGCCAAAGAGTGAATCAAGCTCTGAAGAGAAATTACGATCTCCAAAACTAATAGAAATCCCGATGACTCCAGAACAGATTGCCGAAGAAGCTAAGAAAATAAGTCCCTGTGTGACACTCTCACGGGGCAAGGATAATGCCAGGAGAGAGATGAAGAAGAAGTTAGAGGAAG GTCTTTTGGACGAGGATCTGTGTGAGATGGACAGTGTAGAACATTTCCGCCGGCAATTGGACTCGGAAATTGCTCGCATGACAGAAATGTGTGAAGCTTGGGAGAAGATCTCACACCAGATAGCACTACCGGAGACTGTGCAG GAAGCTGTGTTGTCCGCCGTGGGTCAGGCTCGACTGCTGATGTCTCAGAAGTTGCAGCAGTTTGCATCTCTATTGTCCCGCTGTGAACACCCCACTCCCAACAGCGGGCTCGTCACACCCAGTGACCTTCACGGCTTCTGGGATATGGTGTTCATGCAG ATAGAGAACGTTGATATGCGTTTCCGTAAGTTGGAAGAGTTGCGTTCTCGTGGCTGGAGTGAAGACCAGCCCCCGCCGCGGGTGACACGTCCAGTTCCGCGGCCCTCCCGCCCTCAACCAGCCGCCCGCCCCGCTCCAGCCGCTCGTCCCGGAAACAGCCGCCTCAAGGATCTCATAGCAG cgGCCCGTAAAGCCAAACAAGCCAAGTGCTCCGAGGAGGTATCCACGGAGGAAAGTAAAACTATAGACATGGGCTTCTTCTGTATTCAATCTCCAGTGAAGTCACCCCTTCAGGTGACTCCGAGCAAACCCAGCTTGTTGAAGGCCGTGCTGTCTAATGAAGCAGAGAAGTCTGCCAATAGG AAGTCTGCATCGTTTGCTATGCTCCGAGCGTCGCTCATAGGACGCCAGGTGGAAAGCGAAGGGTCCAGTGATGAGGAG CATAATCTGATAACGTTCACTCCGGTTGACCTCGGAGCTACTCCAGGTCGCAGTATACTCAAAAACAAACCGTCCACCAAGAAGTCGGCCAAAAAATCTATCAAAGTCGTGCTCTTCAACGAGTCGGACACGGAGCTGCAGAACAATTCAATGAGCTCGGACAAAGCTCTCGAAGCAGAAGATGTAGAGACACAGGAAGGCCAAAAACTTCAGACGGAACACAACACGGACAGCGGCATCTCGTCGATGGATATAGAAAACGACACCGAGAAGGAAAACAAGGGTAGGAGGAGGTCCAGACTCACCAGGCAGGACGCTACGGAGGAGAGGAGCCCCGTCATGACCAGGAGCAGGAGGAAGAGCATACTCACACCTGGCAAGGAAGCGGCCGCCAGGAAGAACAACACTCTCAAAGAAGCAAACCTTGAACATAATACGACAACGAGGAGGTCCACACGGAAGAGTATTCATGACGATCATTGA